Proteins from one Rosa chinensis cultivar Old Blush chromosome 7, RchiOBHm-V2, whole genome shotgun sequence genomic window:
- the LOC112180439 gene encoding transcription factor TGA7 isoform X2, whose protein sequence is MLQESMNYPSTQFATSRQMGIYEPFRQVGVWRETFSGGYGSNIGASTIAEVDSGQENKIGFGSHESMGPSGNDQESNRSADKVQRRLEQNREAARKSRMRKKAYVQQLETSRLKLAQLELELDRTRKQVAYGGSSFGGSHMGYNGIVNSGITTFELEYGHWVEEQHRQNNELRKALQEHATEIELRLLVEGGLNHYATLFRMKADAAKADIFYLLSGIWRTSVERYFHWIGGFRPSELLNIIEPQLEPLTDPQPLDFYNLRQSSQQAEDALSQGMDKLQQTLAKTLEADQIWSGETYGSQMAAAFEKFEALESFVSQADHLRQQTLQQMSRILTTHQAARGLLALGEYFERLRALSSLWAARPREPTESYAF, encoded by the exons ATGTTACAAGAG AGTATGAACTATCCATCAACTCAATTTGCCACCTCAAGACAAATGGGGATATATGAGCCGTTCCGGCAAGTGGGTGTGTGGAGGGAAACCTTCAGTGGTGGTTACGGCTCAAATATAGGTGCTTCCACAATTGCAGAGGTGGATTCTGGGCAAGAAAACAAG atcggatttggttctcaTGAATCGATGGGACCTTCTGGAAATGATCAAGAATCAAACAGATCTGCTGATAAG gtACAGAGACGCTTAGAGCAAAATCGTGAAGCTGCTCGCAAAAGTCGTATGAGGAAAAAG GCTTATGTCCAACAACTAGAAACAAGCCGTTTAAAACTGGCGCAACTGGAGCTCGAACTGGACAGGACTAGAAAACAG GTAGCCTATGGCGGCAGTTCATTTGGTGGTAGTCATATGGGATACAATGGAATTGTGAATTCAG GGATCACTACATTTGAGTTGGAATATGGACACTGGGTAGAAGAGCAGCATAGACAGAATAATGAACTTCGAAAAGCATTGCAAGAACATGCAACTGAAATAGAGCTTCGATTACTTGTAGAAGGTGGTTTGAATCACTATGCTACTCTGTTCCGTATGAAGGCAGATGCTGCTAAGGCTGATATCTTTTATTTACTGTCTGGTATATGGAGAACTTCAGTAGAACGTTACTTTCACTGGATTGGAGGATTTCGCCCATCAGAGCTTCTAAAT ATTATCGAGCCCCAACTTGAGCCATTGACTGATCCACAACCTCTGGATTTCTATAACCTGCGGCAATCATCTCAGCAAGCTGAAGACGCTCTCTCACAGGGAATGGATAAACTACAGCAGACACTGGCCAAGACATTAGAAGCTGATCAAATATGGAGCGGAGAAACTTATGGATCTCAGATGGCTGCTGCATTTGAGAAATTTGAAGCACTGGAGAGCTTTGTTAGCCAG GCTGATCACCTTCGGCAGCAGACTCTGCAGCAAATGTCCCGAATCCTGACAACTCACCAAGCGGCTCGCGGCTTGCTTGCATTAGGAGAGTACTTTGAGCGTCTTCGTGCCCTCAGTTCTCTTTGGGCTGCTCGTCCACGTGAACCAACCGAGTCATATGCATTTTGA
- the LOC112180439 gene encoding transcription factor TGA7 isoform X1 — protein MLSVSDCESHFLVHLLLVQGSCLLVFSWSQSMNYPSTQFATSRQMGIYEPFRQVGVWRETFSGGYGSNIGASTIAEVDSGQENKIGFGSHESMGPSGNDQESNRSADKVQRRLEQNREAARKSRMRKKAYVQQLETSRLKLAQLELELDRTRKQVAYGGSSFGGSHMGYNGIVNSGITTFELEYGHWVEEQHRQNNELRKALQEHATEIELRLLVEGGLNHYATLFRMKADAAKADIFYLLSGIWRTSVERYFHWIGGFRPSELLNIIEPQLEPLTDPQPLDFYNLRQSSQQAEDALSQGMDKLQQTLAKTLEADQIWSGETYGSQMAAAFEKFEALESFVSQADHLRQQTLQQMSRILTTHQAARGLLALGEYFERLRALSSLWAARPREPTESYAF, from the exons ATGTTGTCAGTTTCTGACTGTGAGAGCCATTTTCTAGTTCACCTACTCTTAGTCCAGGGGTCATGTTTATTGGTCTTCTCTTGGAGCCAA AGTATGAACTATCCATCAACTCAATTTGCCACCTCAAGACAAATGGGGATATATGAGCCGTTCCGGCAAGTGGGTGTGTGGAGGGAAACCTTCAGTGGTGGTTACGGCTCAAATATAGGTGCTTCCACAATTGCAGAGGTGGATTCTGGGCAAGAAAACAAG atcggatttggttctcaTGAATCGATGGGACCTTCTGGAAATGATCAAGAATCAAACAGATCTGCTGATAAG gtACAGAGACGCTTAGAGCAAAATCGTGAAGCTGCTCGCAAAAGTCGTATGAGGAAAAAG GCTTATGTCCAACAACTAGAAACAAGCCGTTTAAAACTGGCGCAACTGGAGCTCGAACTGGACAGGACTAGAAAACAG GTAGCCTATGGCGGCAGTTCATTTGGTGGTAGTCATATGGGATACAATGGAATTGTGAATTCAG GGATCACTACATTTGAGTTGGAATATGGACACTGGGTAGAAGAGCAGCATAGACAGAATAATGAACTTCGAAAAGCATTGCAAGAACATGCAACTGAAATAGAGCTTCGATTACTTGTAGAAGGTGGTTTGAATCACTATGCTACTCTGTTCCGTATGAAGGCAGATGCTGCTAAGGCTGATATCTTTTATTTACTGTCTGGTATATGGAGAACTTCAGTAGAACGTTACTTTCACTGGATTGGAGGATTTCGCCCATCAGAGCTTCTAAAT ATTATCGAGCCCCAACTTGAGCCATTGACTGATCCACAACCTCTGGATTTCTATAACCTGCGGCAATCATCTCAGCAAGCTGAAGACGCTCTCTCACAGGGAATGGATAAACTACAGCAGACACTGGCCAAGACATTAGAAGCTGATCAAATATGGAGCGGAGAAACTTATGGATCTCAGATGGCTGCTGCATTTGAGAAATTTGAAGCACTGGAGAGCTTTGTTAGCCAG GCTGATCACCTTCGGCAGCAGACTCTGCAGCAAATGTCCCGAATCCTGACAACTCACCAAGCGGCTCGCGGCTTGCTTGCATTAGGAGAGTACTTTGAGCGTCTTCGTGCCCTCAGTTCTCTTTGGGCTGCTCGTCCACGTGAACCAACCGAGTCATATGCATTTTGA
- the LOC112180439 gene encoding transcription factor TGA7 isoform X3: MNYPSTQFATSRQMGIYEPFRQVGVWRETFSGGYGSNIGASTIAEVDSGQENKIGFGSHESMGPSGNDQESNRSADKVQRRLEQNREAARKSRMRKKAYVQQLETSRLKLAQLELELDRTRKQVAYGGSSFGGSHMGYNGIVNSGITTFELEYGHWVEEQHRQNNELRKALQEHATEIELRLLVEGGLNHYATLFRMKADAAKADIFYLLSGIWRTSVERYFHWIGGFRPSELLNIIEPQLEPLTDPQPLDFYNLRQSSQQAEDALSQGMDKLQQTLAKTLEADQIWSGETYGSQMAAAFEKFEALESFVSQADHLRQQTLQQMSRILTTHQAARGLLALGEYFERLRALSSLWAARPREPTESYAF; this comes from the exons ATGAACTATCCATCAACTCAATTTGCCACCTCAAGACAAATGGGGATATATGAGCCGTTCCGGCAAGTGGGTGTGTGGAGGGAAACCTTCAGTGGTGGTTACGGCTCAAATATAGGTGCTTCCACAATTGCAGAGGTGGATTCTGGGCAAGAAAACAAG atcggatttggttctcaTGAATCGATGGGACCTTCTGGAAATGATCAAGAATCAAACAGATCTGCTGATAAG gtACAGAGACGCTTAGAGCAAAATCGTGAAGCTGCTCGCAAAAGTCGTATGAGGAAAAAG GCTTATGTCCAACAACTAGAAACAAGCCGTTTAAAACTGGCGCAACTGGAGCTCGAACTGGACAGGACTAGAAAACAG GTAGCCTATGGCGGCAGTTCATTTGGTGGTAGTCATATGGGATACAATGGAATTGTGAATTCAG GGATCACTACATTTGAGTTGGAATATGGACACTGGGTAGAAGAGCAGCATAGACAGAATAATGAACTTCGAAAAGCATTGCAAGAACATGCAACTGAAATAGAGCTTCGATTACTTGTAGAAGGTGGTTTGAATCACTATGCTACTCTGTTCCGTATGAAGGCAGATGCTGCTAAGGCTGATATCTTTTATTTACTGTCTGGTATATGGAGAACTTCAGTAGAACGTTACTTTCACTGGATTGGAGGATTTCGCCCATCAGAGCTTCTAAAT ATTATCGAGCCCCAACTTGAGCCATTGACTGATCCACAACCTCTGGATTTCTATAACCTGCGGCAATCATCTCAGCAAGCTGAAGACGCTCTCTCACAGGGAATGGATAAACTACAGCAGACACTGGCCAAGACATTAGAAGCTGATCAAATATGGAGCGGAGAAACTTATGGATCTCAGATGGCTGCTGCATTTGAGAAATTTGAAGCACTGGAGAGCTTTGTTAGCCAG GCTGATCACCTTCGGCAGCAGACTCTGCAGCAAATGTCCCGAATCCTGACAACTCACCAAGCGGCTCGCGGCTTGCTTGCATTAGGAGAGTACTTTGAGCGTCTTCGTGCCCTCAGTTCTCTTTGGGCTGCTCGTCCACGTGAACCAACCGAGTCATATGCATTTTGA
- the LOC112177190 gene encoding ER-phagy receptor 1 isoform X2, translated as MSNLRTICRPHAVVTSFICCRHQARFSFRVSFQRNPNYSPPSLSPASSDFARLNRSESWFRANQRRSIVRASNWTHPKSPYETLELELDADDEQIKVAYRRLAKFYHPDVYDGRGTLEEGETAEARFIKIQAAYELLLDEEKRGQYDRDNRVNPLKASEAWMEWLMKKRKAFDQRGDMAIAAWAEQQQREMNIRARRLSRSKVDPDEEKRILAREKKASAEYFSSTLKRHTLVLKKRDLMRRKAEEDKRKIIGQLLAAEGLELDTDDEETRK; from the exons ATGAGTAATTTGAGAACAATCTGTAGGCCACACGCCGTCGTCACCTCCTTCATATGTTGCAGACACCAAGCTCGCTTCAGCTTTAGGGTTTCCTTTCAGCGAAACCCTAATTACTCGCCGCCTAGTCTTTCACCGGCGTCGTCCGATTTCGCGAGACTGAACCGGAGCGAGTCGTGGTTCCGAGCGAACCAGAGAAGATCCATTGTTAGGGCGTCGAATTGGACCCACCCGAAGTCTCCCTACGAAACTCTTG aATTAGAGTTGGATGCTGATGATGAACAGATAAAGGTTGCTTACAGAAGATTGGCCAAGTTTTATCATCCTGATG TCTATGATGGCAGAGGGACCCTAGAGGAGGGGGAAACAGCTGAAGCTAGGTTTATCAAGATTCAAGCTGCTTATGAATTGCTTTTAGATGAAGAGAAGAGGGGCCAATATGACAGGGATAACCGAGTCAACCCATTGAAA GCATCTGAAGCATGGATGGAGTGGCTAATGAAAAAGCGAAAAGCTTTTGATCAGCGAGGTGATATGGCAATAGCGGCTTGGGCTGAGCAACAGCAGCGCGAGATGAATATCCGTGCACGTCGACTCTCTCGTTCCAAG GTTGACCCTGACGAAGAGAAGAGAATCCTGGCGAGAGAAAAGAAGGCCTCTGCAGAGTATTTCTCTAGTACGCTGAAGCGTCACACACTAGTCTTAAAGAAAAGAGACCTCATGAGAAGGAAAGCAGAGGAAGATAAGAGAAAAATCATCGGTCAGCTTTTAGCTGCAGAGGGACTTGAGCTTGACACAGACGATGAAGAAACTCGGAAATGA
- the LOC112177190 gene encoding dnaJ homolog subfamily C member 8 isoform X1 gives MSNLRTICRPHAVVTSFICCRHQARFSFRVSFQRNPNYSPPSLSPASSDFARLNRSESWFRANQRRSIVRASNWTHPKSPYETLELELDADDEQIKVAYRRLAKFYHPDVYDGRGTLEEGETAEARFIKIQAAYELLLDEEKRGQYDRDNRVNPLKASEAWMEWLMKKRKAFDQRGDMAIAAWAEQQQREMNIRARRLSRSKLLEIQVDPDEEKRILAREKKASAEYFSSTLKRHTLVLKKRDLMRRKAEEDKRKIIGQLLAAEGLELDTDDEETRK, from the exons ATGAGTAATTTGAGAACAATCTGTAGGCCACACGCCGTCGTCACCTCCTTCATATGTTGCAGACACCAAGCTCGCTTCAGCTTTAGGGTTTCCTTTCAGCGAAACCCTAATTACTCGCCGCCTAGTCTTTCACCGGCGTCGTCCGATTTCGCGAGACTGAACCGGAGCGAGTCGTGGTTCCGAGCGAACCAGAGAAGATCCATTGTTAGGGCGTCGAATTGGACCCACCCGAAGTCTCCCTACGAAACTCTTG aATTAGAGTTGGATGCTGATGATGAACAGATAAAGGTTGCTTACAGAAGATTGGCCAAGTTTTATCATCCTGATG TCTATGATGGCAGAGGGACCCTAGAGGAGGGGGAAACAGCTGAAGCTAGGTTTATCAAGATTCAAGCTGCTTATGAATTGCTTTTAGATGAAGAGAAGAGGGGCCAATATGACAGGGATAACCGAGTCAACCCATTGAAA GCATCTGAAGCATGGATGGAGTGGCTAATGAAAAAGCGAAAAGCTTTTGATCAGCGAGGTGATATGGCAATAGCGGCTTGGGCTGAGCAACAGCAGCGCGAGATGAATATCCGTGCACGTCGACTCTCTCGTTCCAAG TTATTGGAAATCCAGGTTGACCCTGACGAAGAGAAGAGAATCCTGGCGAGAGAAAAGAAGGCCTCTGCAGAGTATTTCTCTAGTACGCTGAAGCGTCACACACTAGTCTTAAAGAAAAGAGACCTCATGAGAAGGAAAGCAGAGGAAGATAAGAGAAAAATCATCGGTCAGCTTTTAGCTGCAGAGGGACTTGAGCTTGACACAGACGATGAAGAAACTCGGAAATGA
- the LOC112180118 gene encoding phosphopantothenate--cysteine ligase 2: protein MALTDGLEIPKQVLDAEIKSFYDSAPPLKNRDDVSEKLEAFVKKNSQPSGNGGARRVVCVTSGGTTVPLEQRCVRYIDNFSSGHRGAASTEYFLKAGYAVIFLYRRGTCQPYCRSLPDDPLLECLEILDESNIQVHQSHSQAVRSAITKTHAAVADGLLLKLPFTTIFEYLQMLQMVAFTIRSIGPHAMLYLAAAVSDFYVPWKSMAEHKIQSGSGPLDMRLVQVPKMLLVLRKEWAPMAFCISFKLETDSKILLEKADMALWKYKMHMVVANELLSRKEEVVVVTSNEKISVRRNKSLSVDDVESPLVELLVERHSAYVENSDL, encoded by the exons ATGGCTCTAACAGATGGGTTAGAAATTCCTAAACAAGTGCTGGATGCAGAAATCAAATCCTTTTATGACTCAGCTCCTCCTTTAAAGAACAGGGATGACGTGAGTGAAAAACTTGAGGCATTTGTTAAGAAGAATTCGCAACCTTCTG GAAATGGAGGAGCTAGGAGGGTGGTTTGTGTAACCTCTGGTGGTACCACGGTTCCTCTGGAGCAACGATGTGTGCGCTACATTGACAACTTCAGCTCAGGTCACAGAGGAGCAGCTTCCACAGA GTACTTTTTGAAGGCAGGCTATGCTGTTATCTTTCTTTATCGGAG GGGAACCTGCCAACCATATTGCAGATCTCTTCCCGATGATCCGTTACTTGAATGTCTGGAAATTTTGGATGAGTCAAACATTCAAG TACACCAGTCCCATTCACAAGCAGTGAGGAGTGCTATCACTAAGACTCATGCT GCAGTAGCAGACGGCCTCTTGCTGAAACTTCCCTTCACAACAATATTTGAGTATCTCCAG ATGTTGCAGATGGTTGCATTTACAATACGAAGTATTGGACCACATGCCATGCTATATCTTGCAGCAGCAGTATCTGACTTTTACGTCCCTTGGAAGAGCATG GCAGAACACAAAATTCAGTCAGGCTCTGGTCCATTGGATATGCGACTTGTTCAGGTGCCAAAGATGCTCTTAGTGCTGAGGAAAGAATGGGCCCCCATGGCCTTCTGCATATCATTCAAG CTAGAAACAGATTCAAAGATCCTGTTAGAGAAAGCTGATATGGCTCTTTGGAAGTACAAGATGCATATGGTTGTAGCCAATGAGCTTTTGAGCCGAAAGGAAGAGGTTGTAGTTGTCACCAGCAATGAAAAGATTTCAGTTCGCCGAAACAAGTCTCTGAGTGTTGATGATGTGGAGAGCCCCCTGGTTGAGCTTCTTGTGGAGAGGCATTCAGCCTATGTTGAGAATTCTGATCTATGA